From Novosphingobium resinovorum, the proteins below share one genomic window:
- a CDS encoding LysR substrate-binding domain-containing protein, whose translation MADFNDYAYFAEVVKHGGFAPAGRALRTPKSKLSRRIAALEERLGTRLIERSSRRFRVTEVGQAFYARCRAMLEEAEQAEALVAQAQAEPQGRIRFSCPRGMVEVLSPHLPAFLARYPKVALQLVATDRPVDLIAERVDVALRVRVTLDSDASLTMRTLGQSRRILVTGPALAASMQDATMDGLKLLPTLGSSDEIGEITWHLAGPDNTGIDHRHEPRMTCEDFAALREAAMANLGVALLPDHSCRDDLAAGRLVRILPEWGGQIGIVHLVFTTRRGLPPAVRAFIDHLASTFRALDTPR comes from the coding sequence ATGGCTGACTTCAACGACTATGCCTATTTCGCCGAAGTGGTGAAGCACGGCGGATTCGCGCCCGCCGGACGCGCGCTGCGCACCCCGAAATCGAAGCTCAGCCGCCGTATCGCTGCCCTTGAGGAACGCCTGGGCACCCGCCTGATCGAGCGTTCCTCGCGGCGCTTTCGCGTCACCGAAGTCGGGCAGGCGTTCTACGCGCGCTGCCGTGCCATGCTGGAAGAGGCCGAGCAGGCCGAAGCGCTCGTCGCGCAGGCACAGGCCGAACCGCAGGGCCGTATCCGTTTCAGTTGCCCGCGCGGGATGGTAGAAGTGCTATCGCCCCACCTGCCCGCGTTTCTGGCGCGCTATCCCAAGGTCGCGCTGCAGCTCGTCGCGACGGATCGGCCGGTCGATCTCATCGCCGAGCGTGTCGACGTCGCCCTGCGGGTCCGCGTGACGCTCGACAGCGACGCCTCGCTGACGATGCGCACTCTGGGGCAGTCACGGCGCATTCTGGTGACAGGCCCCGCACTTGCCGCAAGCATGCAGGATGCCACGATGGACGGATTGAAGCTGCTGCCGACGTTAGGCTCGAGCGACGAGATCGGCGAGATCACATGGCACCTTGCCGGCCCCGACAACACCGGCATCGATCATCGCCACGAACCACGGATGACCTGCGAGGACTTTGCCGCCCTGCGCGAAGCAGCCATGGCAAACCTCGGCGTTGCTCTGCTGCCCGATCATTCCTGCCGAGACGATCTCGCCGCCGGTCGACTGGTTCGCATCCTGCCTGAGTGGGGCGGGCAAATCGGCATCGTCCATCTGGTCTTCACCACGCGGCGGGGCCTTCCCCCGGCAGTCCGCGCTTTCATCGATCATCTCGCCTCGACATTCCGCGCGCTAGATACGCCGCGCTGA
- a CDS encoding SDR family NAD(P)-dependent oxidoreductase: protein MAYRFENKVVVVTGGTTGIGLATAKAFADEGASVFITGRRQEALDAAVKAIGGKVTGVRADMSKLADLDRLYDAVQQQHSAIDVVFANAGGGEFAPLGAITEDHYEKTFDTNVKGVLFTVQKALPLLRDGASVVLTASTVSISGTPALSVYSASKAAVRSFARNWILDLKDRGIRVNAVSPGVTDTPGVDDLFGGGTDAENTKAYLAGLIPAGRIGQPSEIARAVLFLSSQEASFVNGVELFVDGGQVQI from the coding sequence ATGGCTTACAGGTTCGAAAACAAGGTCGTCGTCGTCACCGGTGGAACGACCGGGATCGGCCTCGCGACGGCCAAGGCCTTTGCCGACGAAGGCGCATCGGTGTTCATCACCGGGCGCCGCCAGGAGGCGCTCGATGCAGCGGTCAAGGCGATTGGCGGCAAGGTCACCGGCGTGCGGGCGGACATGAGCAAGCTGGCCGATCTCGATCGCCTCTACGATGCCGTTCAGCAGCAGCATTCGGCTATCGACGTGGTCTTCGCCAATGCCGGCGGCGGTGAGTTCGCTCCGCTTGGCGCGATCACCGAGGACCATTACGAAAAGACCTTCGACACCAATGTGAAGGGCGTGCTGTTCACCGTGCAGAAGGCGCTGCCGCTGCTGCGTGACGGGGCCTCGGTGGTGCTGACCGCATCGACCGTGAGCATCTCCGGCACGCCTGCGCTCAGCGTCTACAGCGCCAGCAAGGCGGCGGTGCGCAGCTTTGCCCGCAACTGGATTCTCGACCTTAAGGACCGCGGCATTCGCGTCAATGCGGTCAGCCCCGGTGTTACCGACACGCCCGGCGTCGATGACCTGTTCGGCGGTGGTACGGATGCCGAGAACACCAAGGCCTATCTTGCCGGACTGATCCCTGCCGGGCGCATCGGCCAGCCTTCGGAGATCGCAAGGGCCGTGCTGTTCCTCAGTTCGCAAGAGGCCAGCTTCGTCAACGGCGTCGAACTCTTCGTCGATGGCGGGCAGGTCCAGATCTGA
- a CDS encoding alpha/beta hydrolase: protein MIWNIALRMAAMVLAGSPVMIAEAALAAPSGTTVHAATSDEALLARLPGFRQGFAEVDGVRLHYVEGGAANSGKPALVLLPGWPQTWWSYHKIMPQLARDRRVIAVDLRGMGASSKPAGGYDKKTMAADIAGLVHQLGLGKVDIVGHDIGSMVAYSFAANHSDLTDKLVLLDVAPPDAGLATWPMLPALGTFGDKVGDGSHAYVWWFAYHQVPELHEKMAGEGRIRMEQDWFFHYLTKDEAAIDALDRDVYAAAYTPRDAIRAGDGWYQAFPQDIVDDDGYAPLAMPVLALGGPGFAWLQGVLASKAPSAKVLKVDSGHFIPDEVPDILVEQIKAFTQ from the coding sequence ATGATCTGGAACATTGCATTGAGAATGGCTGCCATGGTTCTTGCGGGCAGTCCCGTCATGATCGCAGAGGCGGCCTTGGCGGCACCATCCGGCACGACAGTTCATGCAGCGACATCGGATGAGGCTCTGCTCGCCCGGCTGCCGGGTTTCCGTCAGGGCTTTGCCGAGGTAGATGGAGTACGCCTCCATTACGTCGAAGGCGGCGCTGCCAACAGCGGCAAGCCGGCATTGGTACTATTGCCGGGCTGGCCCCAGACTTGGTGGTCCTACCACAAGATCATGCCGCAACTGGCGCGAGACAGGCGGGTGATTGCCGTCGATCTTCGTGGCATGGGGGCATCGAGCAAGCCGGCCGGCGGCTACGACAAGAAGACCATGGCCGCCGACATCGCAGGTCTGGTGCATCAGCTTGGGCTAGGAAAGGTCGATATCGTAGGCCACGATATCGGCTCCATGGTCGCCTACAGCTTTGCCGCGAACCATTCCGACCTTACCGACAAGTTGGTTCTGCTCGATGTCGCGCCGCCCGATGCCGGGCTTGCGACCTGGCCGATGCTGCCCGCCCTTGGTACGTTCGGTGACAAGGTGGGTGATGGCTCTCACGCCTACGTCTGGTGGTTTGCCTATCACCAGGTGCCCGAACTGCACGAGAAGATGGCGGGCGAGGGCCGGATTCGGATGGAACAGGACTGGTTCTTCCATTACCTGACCAAGGACGAAGCGGCGATCGATGCCCTCGATCGCGATGTCTATGCTGCAGCCTATACGCCGCGCGACGCGATCCGTGCCGGCGACGGCTGGTATCAGGCCTTTCCTCAGGACATCGTCGATGACGATGGATATGCCCCGCTTGCCATGCCGGTGCTTGCGCTTGGTGGCCCGGGCTTTGCCTGGCTGCAGGGTGTCCTTGCGAGCAAGGCGCCGAGCGCCAAAGTGCTCAAGGTCGATAGCGGGCACTTCATTCCGGATGAAGTGCCGGACATCCTGGTCGAGCAGATAAAGGCGTTCACACAGTGA
- a CDS encoding glycoside hydrolase family 3 protein, whose amino-acid sequence MKTNRSSASLLILALTLTGIPGTAFAQASSADQPAASIANPAIWPKVRARPSRDPKVEKKIDALLAAMSIEDKVGQIIQVDIGSIKPADVVTYKLGSILNGGNSGPYDNEYASPAKWLQLADEFYDASMTRSDGRPKIPIIWGTDSVHGNNNIVGATLFPHNIGLGAARNRDLIRQIGEVTALETAAAGLDWTFAPTLAVVQDDRWGRTYESYSEEPQIAADYAGAMIEGVQGKVGTKDFLAPNHLIATTKHFLGDGGTGGRDQGDTRVPETVLRDVHLGGYPAAIEAGTQSVMASFSSWNGEKMSGNKSLLTGVLKERMGFDGFVVGDWNSHGQVKSCSNEDCPQAINAGLDMFMYSGPGWKQLYDNTLAEAKAGTIPAARLDDAVRRILRVKLRAGTFDRGRPSSRAFAAKFDVIASAQHRAIAREAVRESMVLLKNDGVLPLKPTANILVAGTAADSISQQAGGWSITWQGAGLPNSAFPNATSIWKGIEQTVKAGGGTATYAPDGKFTARPDAAIVVFGEQPYAEFKGDVPNLEYSPGDKSDLEMLRRLKAAGIPVVAVFLSGRPLWVNAEMNASDAFVAAFLPGSEGGGVADVLFADADGKPAHDFRGKLSFSWPKRPDQYVLNRGDAGYDPLFAFGYGLSYAAPGKVPPLDEARPAGMAEATPGVFYGKGRVPAGWSIDRQMVAQAGVDRRAQEDALRFAWDGKANGRVAMAAPRTIDLSRESNGEISLVFEYRVDAKAAVPVEMGIESGGKTYSVPIGQTLGRSAPGEWARMAVPLQCFAGRGADMSAITAPFVLSTSGPLTISISDVKLDYVSMPMNACGD is encoded by the coding sequence ATGAAGACCAACCGATCGAGCGCCTCCCTCCTGATCCTCGCCCTGACTCTGACGGGGATCCCGGGCACCGCCTTTGCCCAAGCCTCATCAGCCGACCAGCCCGCAGCTTCGATCGCCAATCCCGCGATATGGCCGAAAGTCCGCGCCCGCCCCAGCCGCGATCCGAAGGTCGAAAAGAAGATCGACGCCCTGCTGGCCGCGATGTCGATCGAGGACAAGGTCGGCCAGATCATCCAGGTCGATATCGGCTCGATCAAGCCGGCCGATGTCGTGACCTACAAGCTGGGCTCGATCCTCAACGGCGGCAACAGCGGTCCTTATGACAACGAATACGCCTCCCCGGCCAAGTGGCTGCAGCTGGCGGACGAATTCTACGATGCGTCGATGACCCGCAGCGACGGCCGCCCGAAGATCCCGATCATCTGGGGCACGGATTCGGTCCACGGCAACAACAACATCGTCGGCGCCACGCTGTTTCCCCACAACATCGGCCTTGGCGCCGCGCGGAACCGCGACCTGATCCGCCAGATCGGCGAAGTGACCGCACTGGAAACCGCCGCCGCCGGGCTCGACTGGACTTTCGCGCCGACCCTCGCGGTGGTGCAGGACGACCGCTGGGGCCGCACCTACGAAAGCTATTCCGAGGAACCCCAGATCGCCGCCGACTATGCCGGTGCCATGATCGAGGGCGTGCAGGGCAAGGTCGGCACGAAGGACTTCCTCGCGCCGAACCACCTCATCGCCACCACCAAGCACTTCCTTGGCGACGGCGGCACCGGCGGGCGCGATCAGGGCGATACGAGGGTGCCCGAAACGGTGCTGCGCGACGTCCATCTGGGCGGCTACCCGGCCGCGATCGAGGCGGGCACGCAATCGGTCATGGCCAGTTTCTCCAGCTGGAACGGCGAGAAGATGAGCGGCAACAAAAGCCTGCTCACTGGGGTCCTGAAGGAGCGCATGGGCTTCGACGGCTTCGTCGTCGGCGACTGGAACAGCCACGGGCAGGTCAAGAGCTGCAGCAACGAGGATTGCCCGCAGGCCATCAACGCCGGGCTCGACATGTTCATGTATTCCGGCCCCGGCTGGAAGCAGCTCTACGACAACACTCTTGCCGAAGCGAAGGCGGGCACCATTCCCGCAGCGCGGCTCGACGATGCGGTGCGGCGCATCCTGCGCGTGAAGCTGCGCGCCGGAACCTTCGATCGCGGACGGCCATCGTCGCGCGCCTTCGCGGCCAAGTTCGACGTCATCGCTTCTGCGCAGCACCGTGCGATCGCGCGCGAGGCGGTGCGCGAATCCATGGTTCTGCTCAAGAACGACGGCGTGCTGCCGCTGAAGCCCACGGCCAACATACTGGTGGCAGGCACGGCCGCGGACAGCATCAGTCAGCAGGCGGGCGGCTGGTCGATCACCTGGCAGGGCGCGGGCCTGCCCAACTCCGCCTTCCCGAACGCCACCTCGATCTGGAAGGGCATCGAGCAGACCGTGAAGGCCGGCGGCGGCACCGCCACATACGCGCCGGACGGCAAGTTCACCGCCAGGCCGGACGCCGCCATCGTCGTCTTCGGCGAGCAGCCTTATGCCGAATTCAAGGGCGACGTTCCCAACCTGGAATATAGCCCCGGCGACAAGTCCGATCTGGAAATGCTGCGCCGCCTCAAGGCAGCGGGCATTCCGGTCGTTGCCGTGTTCCTCTCCGGCCGTCCGCTATGGGTGAACGCCGAAATGAATGCCTCCGACGCGTTCGTGGCGGCTTTCCTGCCCGGCAGCGAGGGTGGCGGCGTCGCCGACGTGCTGTTCGCGGACGCGGACGGCAAACCCGCGCACGACTTCCGGGGCAAGCTCAGCTTCTCCTGGCCCAAGCGGCCCGACCAATACGTGCTCAACCGAGGTGACGCAGGCTATGACCCGCTGTTCGCCTTCGGTTACGGCCTGTCCTACGCGGCGCCTGGCAAGGTCCCGCCACTGGACGAAGCCCGTCCCGCCGGGATGGCCGAGGCGACGCCCGGTGTCTTCTACGGCAAGGGCCGCGTTCCCGCAGGATGGTCCATCGACCGGCAGATGGTTGCTCAGGCCGGTGTAGACCGCCGCGCACAGGAAGACGCGCTTCGCTTCGCGTGGGACGGCAAGGCCAACGGTCGGGTCGCCATGGCAGCACCCCGCACCATCGACCTTTCGCGCGAAAGCAATGGCGAGATCAGCCTCGTCTTCGAATACCGCGTCGATGCCAAAGCCGCCGTGCCGGTGGAAATGGGCATCGAAAGCGGCGGCAAGACATACTCCGTGCCGATCGGTCAGACCCTTGGACGCTCGGCGCCGGGCGAATGGGCCCGCATGGCCGTGCCGCTGCAGTGTTTCGCCGGTCGCGGCGCGGACATGTCGGCGATCACCGCGCCTTTCGTACTGAGCACGAGTGGCCCCCTGACCATCTCCATATCCGATGTGAAGCTGGATTACGTCAGCATGCCGATGAACGCCTGCGGCGATTGA
- a CDS encoding cation:proton antiporter: MTGSTHQSEMLLFTVLLQLIVMIGAARLMHGLFRRMGQPGVVGEIVAGLLLGPSLFGHFFPGVSLSLFGAKPEPAITVLSQIGLILLMFQIGSEFEFGRLKAARLHRTTIAVAVASILVPFLAGIGIGRLSASSLAPGVDSFVYSLFCGVAVAITAVPILGRILGEYGLTRSDVGIVAISAAAVNDVVGWLLLAGIAAFAAAQLSVTYLALHLGGLALFLFALRFVAAPLCDRLVARLPLRDGAIPPHVLAILLIVIFTLALCTFALGIFAIFGGFAAGLLFHRHRPLVEAWNAQVGQFVLVFFLPVFFTFTGLRTNLLGLSTGPELAWLAAVCLIAVLAKIVPVYCAGRANGLPHHESLTLGALMNTRGLMELIVLNVGYDLGFLPRSMFTILVVMAVVTTVMTGPILRALRDMRALPFQTTHARPQVYGVQERP, from the coding sequence ATGACCGGCTCCACCCATCAAAGCGAGATGCTGCTGTTCACGGTGCTGCTGCAGCTGATCGTGATGATCGGCGCGGCGCGGCTGATGCACGGGCTGTTCCGGCGTATGGGACAGCCCGGCGTCGTGGGTGAGATCGTCGCCGGGCTGCTGCTTGGCCCGTCGCTGTTCGGGCATTTCTTTCCCGGCGTCTCTCTTTCCCTGTTCGGGGCCAAGCCAGAGCCCGCCATCACGGTGCTGAGCCAGATCGGGCTGATCCTGCTGATGTTCCAGATCGGCAGCGAGTTCGAATTCGGCCGCCTGAAGGCAGCCCGCCTGCACCGAACGACCATCGCCGTGGCCGTGGCCTCGATCCTCGTGCCGTTCCTTGCCGGGATCGGCATCGGCCGACTGTCGGCCTCCAGCCTCGCGCCGGGTGTCGATTCGTTCGTCTACAGCCTGTTCTGCGGGGTCGCGGTGGCGATCACCGCCGTGCCGATCCTGGGCCGTATCCTGGGCGAATATGGGCTGACCCGCAGCGACGTCGGCATCGTCGCCATTTCCGCGGCGGCCGTGAACGACGTCGTCGGCTGGTTGCTGCTGGCCGGGATCGCCGCCTTCGCTGCCGCGCAGCTTTCCGTGACTTATCTGGCCCTCCACCTCGGCGGTCTTGCGCTGTTCCTGTTCGCCCTGCGCTTCGTGGCGGCGCCCCTGTGTGACCGGCTGGTGGCCCGCTTGCCACTGCGCGATGGCGCTATCCCTCCACATGTCCTGGCGATCCTGCTGATCGTGATCTTCACGCTGGCGCTGTGCACGTTCGCGCTGGGTATCTTCGCGATCTTCGGTGGTTTCGCCGCCGGACTGCTGTTTCATCGCCACCGTCCGCTGGTGGAGGCATGGAATGCGCAAGTCGGGCAGTTCGTGCTGGTCTTCTTCCTGCCGGTCTTCTTCACCTTCACCGGCCTGCGCACCAACCTGCTGGGCCTGTCCACCGGACCGGAACTGGCGTGGCTGGCTGCGGTCTGCCTGATCGCCGTGCTGGCCAAGATCGTGCCGGTCTACTGCGCCGGGCGCGCTAATGGTCTGCCCCATCACGAAAGCCTCACCCTCGGCGCGCTGATGAACACGCGTGGCCTGATGGAGCTGATCGTGCTCAACGTCGGGTATGACCTTGGTTTCCTGCCCCGGTCGATGTTCACGATACTCGTGGTCATGGCTGTCGTCACGACGGTCATGACCGGCCCGATCCTGCGCGCGCTGCGTGACATGCGCGCCCTTCCCTTCCAAACCACACATGCGCGGCCGCAAGTATACGGCGTACAGGAGCGACCATGA
- a CDS encoding beta-glucosidase family protein translates to MRFPKHAVLVTALMTGASLAAPVFAQQQAAASAQPSSESGAEARAEALVKAMTLEEKLQLVHSYFPPLAKPQPPIAMIPSAGHVPGIPRLGIPTLRESDASLGVANQIEQRKGDVATALPASIATAATFNPRLAYEGGAMIGAEARAKTFNILLAGGVNLTRDPWNGRNFEYLGEDPLLAGVMAGAHIKGVQSNAIVSTIKHFALNSQETGRTVLDARIDRAALRESDLLAFQIATEIGKPASVMCAYNKVNGDYACENDWLLNTVLKKDWGYKGWVMSDWGAVHSTQKAANNGLDQDSGQELDDAMYFDKALAAAVKDGSVPMARLDDMVQRILFGVIDSGLMDRPVPDSAQPIDYAAHAQVAQRAAEEGIVLLKNEGNLLPLAKTAKKIVLLGAHADVGVLSGGGSSQVRSVGGAPVEIPLTEGAAASFARITWHASSPLQAIRALAPQASVTYLDGSDPKAAAKAVRGADMAIVFAWAWRTEAQDPESMALPDKQDALIDAVAAANAKTLVVLESGGPVLMPWVDRVPAILSAWYPGQRGGEAIARILLGEVDPSGRLPITFPASVDQAPRSEPAGLAELHAANARRKAGDKTIYGMSGGVAPFTVDYPEGADVGYRWYAAKQRKPLFPFGYGLTYTRFSYANLKIEGGAGLTVGFDVTNTGKRAGADVPQVYVEAKSAAGTRAYRLAGFEKVSLSPGETRHVSVTVDPRVIARFDESAPGWKVDAGAYPVVVGRFAGDTALKGTATLDALSARP, encoded by the coding sequence ATGAGATTTCCCAAGCACGCCGTCCTGGTTACCGCTCTAATGACCGGAGCATCACTTGCCGCGCCCGTTTTCGCGCAGCAGCAGGCCGCGGCCTCCGCGCAGCCGTCGTCCGAATCCGGGGCCGAAGCGCGGGCGGAGGCACTGGTCAAGGCGATGACGTTGGAGGAGAAGCTCCAGCTGGTTCACAGCTACTTCCCGCCGCTTGCAAAGCCGCAGCCGCCGATCGCGATGATCCCCTCCGCCGGGCATGTCCCCGGCATCCCCCGGCTCGGCATTCCCACCTTGCGCGAGAGCGACGCGAGCCTCGGCGTGGCCAACCAGATCGAGCAGCGCAAGGGCGATGTCGCCACCGCGCTGCCCGCCAGCATCGCCACTGCCGCCACCTTCAACCCGCGCCTGGCCTATGAAGGCGGCGCGATGATCGGTGCGGAGGCGCGCGCCAAGACCTTCAACATCCTGCTCGCAGGCGGCGTCAACCTTACGCGCGATCCCTGGAACGGTCGCAACTTCGAATATCTGGGCGAAGACCCGCTGCTCGCAGGCGTCATGGCGGGTGCGCATATCAAGGGTGTGCAGAGCAACGCCATCGTCTCGACCATCAAGCACTTCGCGCTCAATTCGCAGGAGACCGGCCGCACCGTTCTCGACGCGCGGATCGACCGGGCGGCCCTGCGCGAAAGCGACCTGCTCGCATTCCAGATCGCCACCGAAATCGGCAAGCCCGCCTCGGTCATGTGCGCCTACAACAAGGTCAACGGCGACTATGCCTGCGAGAACGACTGGCTGCTGAACACCGTCCTCAAGAAGGACTGGGGCTACAAGGGCTGGGTCATGTCCGACTGGGGTGCGGTCCATTCGACGCAAAAGGCCGCAAACAATGGCCTCGACCAGGATTCCGGCCAGGAACTGGACGACGCGATGTACTTCGACAAGGCCCTTGCCGCCGCCGTCAAGGACGGCAGCGTGCCGATGGCGCGGCTCGACGACATGGTCCAGCGCATCCTGTTCGGGGTGATCGACAGCGGCCTGATGGACCGGCCCGTGCCTGACAGCGCCCAGCCGATCGACTACGCCGCCCATGCGCAGGTCGCCCAGCGCGCGGCGGAGGAAGGCATCGTCCTGCTCAAGAACGAGGGTAACCTGCTGCCGCTGGCGAAGACCGCGAAGAAAATCGTCCTGCTCGGCGCCCATGCCGATGTCGGCGTGCTTTCGGGGGGCGGCTCCTCGCAGGTCCGCTCGGTGGGCGGCGCGCCAGTGGAGATTCCCCTGACCGAAGGTGCGGCCGCCTCCTTCGCGCGGATCACATGGCACGCGTCCTCGCCGCTTCAGGCGATCCGGGCGCTGGCGCCGCAGGCCAGCGTGACCTACCTCGACGGCAGCGATCCCAAAGCGGCGGCCAAGGCGGTTCGCGGTGCCGACATGGCGATCGTCTTCGCCTGGGCCTGGCGGACCGAGGCGCAGGACCCGGAAAGCATGGCCCTGCCCGACAAGCAGGACGCGCTGATCGATGCCGTCGCCGCCGCCAATGCGAAAACGCTGGTCGTGCTCGAAAGCGGCGGCCCGGTGCTGATGCCCTGGGTGGACCGCGTACCCGCCATCCTGTCGGCCTGGTATCCGGGCCAGCGCGGCGGCGAGGCGATTGCCCGCATCCTGCTGGGCGAAGTCGATCCCTCGGGCCGCCTGCCGATCACCTTCCCCGCAAGCGTGGATCAGGCCCCCCGCAGCGAGCCTGCCGGCCTTGCCGAACTGCACGCCGCGAATGCGCGCCGCAAGGCCGGTGACAAGACCATCTACGGCATGAGCGGCGGCGTCGCCCCCTTCACCGTCGATTACCCGGAAGGTGCTGACGTGGGCTACCGCTGGTACGCCGCGAAGCAGCGCAAACCGCTGTTCCCCTTCGGCTACGGGCTGACTTATACCCGCTTCAGCTACGCCAATCTGAAGATCGAAGGCGGCGCCGGGCTGACCGTCGGCTTCGACGTCACCAATACCGGCAAGCGCGCAGGCGCCGATGTCCCGCAGGTCTATGTCGAGGCGAAAAGCGCAGCCGGAACCCGCGCCTACCGCCTTGCCGGTTTCGAGAAGGTCAGCCTGTCTCCGGGTGAGACCCGCCATGTCTCCGTTACGGTCGACCCGCGCGTGATCGCCCGCTTCGACGAGAGCGCGCCGGGCTGGAAGGTCGACGCGGGCGCTTATCCTGTCGTGGTCGGCCGCTTTGCCGGGGATACCGCGCTGAAGGGCACTGCCACGCTGGACGCCCTGTCGGCGCGGCCCTGA
- a CDS encoding tryptophan halogenase family protein, whose protein sequence is MTIDNPPSGRVVIPRVVILGGGTAGWLAAAYLSRTLGMTGITLVESSEIGIIGVGEGTFPTIRSTLAGLGISEAEFLVRADATFKQGVLFEGWATGTDSYFHPFNMPIGGEDEALLPHWLADTSPQRAAWADAATVQEQVIRAGRAPKRPEDPDFSGPMNYAYHFDAARFADYLRDISIAAGVVRIEGTVGNVQRKADGDIAALELTDGRIVEGDFFLDCSGFRALLIGQTLGADFTSCSDSLFNDRALAMQVPYDRPDAPVRPYTLATAHEAGWTWDIGLTERRGIGYVYSSRHCSDDEAEATLRRYVGPQGAALNPRQLRFETGYRQQQWIGNCVAVGLSAGFFEPLESTGIMLIEAALRMVGDFLGPDLLAGADHDARDAAARSFNRLMSARFERIVHFLKLHYCITRRTDTAYWRDNADPATIPEPLRDMLAQWRRRPPSRFDFVVDLETFLPPSYHYILYGMGFETTLAGARYPGAAQAREVFARVRAAHAGARGGLPDHRALLNHYHARTGVPSSKVS, encoded by the coding sequence ATGACGATCGACAATCCCCCCTCCGGTCGTGTCGTCATACCTCGTGTCGTCATACTGGGCGGCGGCACGGCCGGATGGCTGGCCGCCGCCTATCTTTCCCGCACGCTGGGGATGACCGGCATCACGCTGGTGGAATCCAGCGAGATCGGCATCATCGGCGTGGGGGAAGGCACGTTCCCGACGATCCGCTCGACGCTGGCCGGGCTGGGCATCAGCGAGGCGGAGTTTCTGGTCCGCGCCGATGCCACCTTCAAGCAGGGCGTCCTGTTCGAGGGCTGGGCGACCGGCACCGACAGCTATTTCCACCCCTTCAACATGCCCATCGGCGGCGAGGACGAAGCGCTCCTGCCCCACTGGCTGGCCGATACCAGCCCGCAGCGCGCCGCCTGGGCCGATGCCGCCACCGTACAGGAGCAGGTGATCCGCGCGGGGCGCGCGCCCAAGCGGCCCGAAGACCCCGACTTCTCCGGACCGATGAACTACGCCTATCATTTCGACGCCGCCCGCTTTGCCGACTACTTGCGCGACATCTCCATCGCCGCCGGGGTCGTGCGGATCGAAGGCACTGTCGGCAATGTCCAGCGCAAGGCCGACGGCGATATCGCCGCGCTGGAATTGACCGACGGGCGCATCGTCGAGGGTGATTTCTTCCTCGATTGCTCGGGCTTTCGCGCCCTCTTGATCGGGCAGACGCTAGGCGCGGACTTCACCTCGTGCAGCGACAGCCTGTTCAACGACCGCGCATTGGCGATGCAGGTGCCCTATGATCGGCCGGACGCCCCGGTACGCCCCTATACGCTGGCAACGGCGCACGAGGCGGGATGGACCTGGGACATCGGCCTGACCGAGCGGCGCGGCATCGGCTACGTCTATTCCAGCCGCCATTGTTCGGACGATGAAGCCGAGGCGACGCTGCGCCGTTATGTCGGCCCGCAAGGCGCTGCGCTGAACCCGCGCCAGCTACGCTTCGAAACCGGTTACCGGCAGCAACAGTGGATCGGCAACTGCGTGGCCGTGGGCCTGTCGGCCGGATTCTTCGAACCGCTGGAATCGACCGGCATCATGCTGATCGAAGCGGCGCTGCGGATGGTCGGCGATTTCCTGGGGCCCGATCTTCTCGCAGGCGCCGACCACGATGCCCGCGACGCCGCTGCGCGCAGCTTCAACCGCCTGATGAGCGCGCGGTTCGAGCGGATCGTCCATTTCCTTAAGCTCCACTACTGCATCACCCGCCGCACCGACACCGCCTACTGGCGCGACAATGCAGACCCCGCGACCATTCCCGAGCCCTTGCGCGACATGCTGGCGCAGTGGCGCCGTCGCCCGCCCTCGCGGTTCGATTTCGTGGTCGACCTCGAGACGTTCCTGCCGCCCAGCTACCACTACATCCTCTATGGCATGGGGTTCGAGACCACCCTTGCCGGCGCGCGCTATCCCGGCGCTGCGCAGGCGCGCGAGGTTTTCGCCCGCGTGCGCGCGGCCCATGCCGGCGCGCGCGGCGGCCTGCCCGATCACCGCGCCCTCCTGAACCATTATCACGCCCGCACCGGCGTCCCGTCCAGCAAGGTTTCCTGA